CCCCCAATGTCCTTTTGATCACAACGCCCGCAAAACCGGCTTTGGCCAGGATCACCTCACGCCCGGGATCGAGCAGCAGGACGACGTCTGGTACCTGCGCTCTTACGCCGCTGTGCGGCAGGTCTTGCGCGACGCGGAACACATTCGCCAGGGCGCTTCCACGGACAATGTTCTGGTGACCCGGCTGCGTCCGTCCGTCATTTTCCAGGACGGCGAGGCCCACCGCGAGCAGCGAACCGCCATCGCCAACTTCTTTACGCCCAAGACCGTGCAGGAAAAGCATCATGCCTTCATCGATCACCTGACCGAGCGCCTGATGGTGCGGCTTACGCGCGCTGGAAAAGCAGACCTCAGCGTCCTGAGCATGGAACTGGCCGTGGAGGTGGCCGCCCGCGTGGTGGGCTTGACCGACTCGCTGCGTCCCGGCATGGACCGCCGCATTGACCAGCTGCTTTCTGAGAGTGACATTGCCGCTGGCGTTCCTGGCGATCTGACAGGCCGTGTCCGGAACCTGGCGCAGCAGGTCAAGGGCCTGCTGCGCATGTCGAATTTCTACCGCCTGGATGTCCGTCCCGCCATCCTGGCCCGGCGCAAAAAGCCGCAGCAAGACGTGATCAGTCACCTGATCGGCAAGGGGTACAACGACCTGGAAATTCTGGTGGAATGCTTAACCTACGCCACGGCAGGTATGGTCACCACCCGGGAGTTCATCTGCGTGGCGGCCTGGCATCTGCTGGAGAATGAGGAACTGCGGCGCGATTACCTGAGCGGCGAACGCAAAGAGCGTCACTTGTTGCTGCACGAACTGCTG
This is a stretch of genomic DNA from Deinococcus humi. It encodes these proteins:
- a CDS encoding cytochrome P450, translating into MTRLRPSVIFQDGEAHREQRTAIANFFTPKTVQEKHHAFIDHLTERLMVRLTRAGKADLSVLSMELAVEVAARVVGLTDSLRPGMDRRIDQLLSESDIAAGVPGDLTGRVRNLAQQVKGLLRMSNFYRLDVRPAILARRKKPQQDVISHLIGKGYNDLEILVECLTYATAGMVTTREFICVAAWHLLENEELRRDYLSGERKERHLLLHELLRLEPVASTLWRRTESEVSIEHDGMIHHIPEGSRMILDIRTANADPAVVGEEPLAVCPHRPLPRGVQAQVLSFGDGAHRCPGAFLAIHESDVFLHRLLALPLRMTSTPVMTFNRMLMSYEIRDFGVEL